In Bacteroidota bacterium, the genomic stretch ACTGAGGCCCGGCTGCATTGGTAAATAGCGGGCCGATTCCAATATGTCCCACATTTGCCCCTGCACTGTTTAAAATTGTCGGGCTTCCGGCCATTCTCATATATTCATAGCCATCAAAACTTACCGGATCCTTGGGATTCACATTAGCGGAATTACTTCCAGCAGTAAAAACAAATTTTAAAACATCGGGACCGGAAGGACCAGAACCATTATCGCTCCACGCAACAACTGCGTCTGTAATATCAGTTCCAATACCATTTCGCTTATGTCCAACATACATTAAATCATTATTTGAAGTAAAAGTAACACCGGTTTTCATCCAAGGGCGGTAGCCAAATTCTTGAACAAAAGTTCCATCCCCATTCAGATGCAATTGCGAAAATGCTCCCTGATTTTGAGTACCCATAATCGGATTTCCGCTCACCCCTAAATTATTTATGCTGAGAAGCAAATATCCGGTAGTATTTACTGATGTGGAAGGTGCAGGAAAAGCAGCAGTGGGATAACCATTAATTGGATATTGCGTACCGGCAGTAAAAAGGCCGTTAAGTTTCATTTTTAAGCCGCTTCCGGTATTGGATGCGAGATTGCCATTTGTACCCCAGTAAATTGGAGAATTAAAATTTGTAGCCATAACATTATTTGCAGCGCCATTTCCCGCTATGTTATTTCCGCCTCTGAACCATGAAAAAGATGAATTTGCGAGAGTAGGTGCAAGAGTTCCATTGGCTGCACCAGTTGGCACTTGCTGGGCGAACATTTTTGTTTCAAACAGCAGAAAAAATACTGCTGAAAGAAGTAAAGTAATTTTAGTTTTCATGAATTTGATTTTTGATTGTTAATATTGAAGATGAATAAATCCTTTGATAATATCGCCATTGGTTTTTTCTATTATATAATAGTAAACACCACTACTACATTTTATACCTGCGGAAGTGTATCCATCCCATGCGCTTTTGGGTTCATTTAATTCTGCTATTGGAATTCCCCATCGGTCGAAAATTTTTACTATATCTCCTTTTTCTAAGCCATTTATAAAAAACAAATCATTTATGCCATCATTATTAGGAGTAAAAATATTGGGGTATTGATAGATATTTCCGGTTTCAATTAAACTACATCCATCTATATAATAGTAAGTAGCATAATTATTAGGGTCGATTTGAAAGTTTGTAAATCTTAATGTATCATATGCAAGCGTGTCAAAAAAGAATCCGATAGTAATGTATTCTTCTCCGCCTTTTGCAAAAAATTTTCCTCCGATTTCAGTCCAATTCAATGTATCGGTAATAAAGTTATACTGCTGATTTATTATTTGTGGAGATATTCCTATAAAGGGTTTTGCGTCTGTACGCGTAATTGCATTTTGTGTAAAAGCAGCGCCTAAATGCCAAAGGGCATATTCATTCAATAAATCACTTAAGACAACTTGAAATTTTAATTCATACTCATAATCCTGCTTTAAAGGTTCGGTTAATTTTGATTGAATATATTCTACCCAAAAACCATCTCCGTATTTATAATTTTGCCATAATGCTCCGCAATAACCAACTCCTGAATAAGCATATTGAAATCCGAGTGTATTTTGAGGAACCCCTACTGTTCCAGATGCGGGAAGATTGTCGCATGCATTAAAATAATCACTGGTGGCATAAGTAGGAGATTTCCATCCTTTGCAATATTGAATCTCATAATTTCCAGGAGCAGAAGTATTATCAGGACAAGTAT encodes the following:
- a CDS encoding gliding motility-associated C-terminal domain-containing protein; translated protein: MNINSFSQINLIYNGDFELYDTCPDNTSAPGNYEIQYCKGWKSPTYATSDYFNACDNLPASGTVGVPQNTLGFQYAYSGVGYCGALWQNYKYGDGFWVEYIQSKLTEPLKQDYEYELKFQVVLSDLLNEYALWHLGAAFTQNAITRTDAKPFIGISPQIINQQYNFITDTLNWTEIGGKFFAKGGEEYITIGFFFDTLAYDTLRFTNFQIDPNNYATYYYIDGCSLIETGNIYQYPNIFTPNNDGINDLFFINGLEKGDIVKIFDRWGIPIAELNEPKSAWDGYTSAGIKCSSGVYYYIIEKTNGDIIKGFIHLQY